The following are encoded in a window of Rhodomicrobium lacus genomic DNA:
- the bcrC gene encoding benzoyl-CoA reductase subunit C, with product MTSTAEIVSRCEAIFEDLDFTAARAWKDAVPGRKVVGFLPLYAPLELIHAAGCLPLGLFGGGDKLEVIHGDAFYQSYICRIPRSTVELGMTRRLDFVDGMIFPFVCDVIRNLSGMWKIMFPNVWTKFFDTPQNFDPEIGGSYYVAELQEMREGLEALTGRKISDDDLRRSIALYNENRRLVRQLYAFRARQPWKAPTSEVYLLMRAGLMMDVAEHNALLVGYMAAAEKEDRPKRDNVRVAIYGSFCEQPPLNLIKSIEMAGCYVVEDDYILVNRFLTEDVALDIDPLQALAAAYIGHSVETSCKYVPREGEKGKFHVDQIRKAGAEGVIYATPSFCDPALLDRPMICKKLTEEGIPHISFKYAENSGQMQPVREQAGTFADSIKLWS from the coding sequence ATGACAAGCACGGCCGAAATCGTTTCGCGCTGCGAAGCCATCTTCGAAGATCTGGACTTTACTGCCGCTCGCGCCTGGAAAGACGCGGTCCCCGGTCGTAAAGTGGTCGGCTTCCTGCCGCTCTACGCGCCGCTGGAACTGATCCACGCAGCGGGTTGCCTGCCGCTCGGTCTGTTCGGCGGCGGCGACAAGCTGGAAGTCATCCACGGCGATGCCTTCTACCAGAGCTACATCTGCCGCATCCCGCGCTCGACCGTCGAACTCGGCATGACGAGGCGTCTCGACTTCGTCGACGGCATGATCTTCCCGTTTGTGTGCGACGTGATCCGCAATCTGTCGGGCATGTGGAAGATCATGTTCCCGAACGTCTGGACCAAGTTCTTCGATACGCCGCAGAACTTCGATCCTGAAATCGGCGGTAGCTATTACGTGGCCGAACTTCAGGAGATGCGCGAGGGGCTCGAAGCGCTCACGGGCCGGAAAATCAGCGACGACGATCTCAGGCGTTCCATTGCGCTCTACAACGAGAACCGCCGTCTCGTGCGCCAGCTCTATGCGTTCCGTGCGCGCCAACCGTGGAAAGCGCCGACGTCGGAGGTCTATCTGCTGATGCGGGCCGGTCTGATGATGGACGTTGCGGAACATAATGCGCTTCTCGTCGGCTACATGGCCGCGGCAGAGAAGGAAGATCGGCCGAAGCGCGATAATGTCCGTGTCGCGATCTACGGCTCCTTCTGCGAGCAGCCGCCGCTAAACCTCATCAAGTCGATCGAGATGGCGGGCTGTTACGTGGTCGAGGACGACTATATCCTCGTCAACCGCTTCCTGACTGAAGACGTAGCGCTCGATATCGATCCGCTTCAGGCGCTCGCCGCCGCCTACATCGGCCATTCGGTCGAGACCTCCTGCAAATACGTCCCGCGCGAAGGCGAAAAGGGCAAGTTCCACGTCGATCAGATCCGCAAAGCGGGCGCGGAGGGCGTGATCTACGCGACGCCGAGCTTCTGCGACCCCGCCCTGCTCGACCGCCCGATGATCTGCAAGAAGCTCACCGAGGAGGGCATCCCGCACATCTCGTTCAAATACGCCGAGAACTCAGGCCAGATGCAGCCGGTTCGCGAGCAAGCCGGCACATTCGCCGATTCCATCAAGCTTTGGAGCTGA
- a CDS encoding cyclohexa-1,5-dienecarbonyl-CoA hydratase yields MTIEPLKVWHDRDGKLLRLRLARPKANIVDAQMIAALTAALDAHMNDPAILAVLIDHEGPHFSFGASVQEHLPDQCDAMLKSFNALVMRLVAAPVPVLVAVRGQCLGGGMEVAIAGSRIFATPDAKFGQPEIILGVFAPPASCILPEKIARAAAEDILLSGRSISGEQAFALGLVSEITPEPEAAALSYFDHALAGLSPSSLRIAVKAARLDMVERVRTKLCNLEHLYLEKLMSTKDALEGLTAFIEKRPAQWEAR; encoded by the coding sequence ATGACCATCGAGCCCTTGAAAGTATGGCATGACCGCGATGGCAAGCTTCTGCGATTGCGGCTCGCGCGGCCCAAGGCGAATATTGTCGACGCGCAGATGATCGCCGCGCTGACGGCAGCGCTCGACGCACATATGAACGATCCGGCGATCCTTGCCGTGCTTATCGATCACGAGGGGCCGCACTTCAGCTTTGGCGCCAGTGTGCAGGAGCATCTGCCGGACCAATGCGATGCGATGCTGAAATCGTTCAACGCACTCGTCATGCGGCTAGTCGCGGCTCCGGTTCCCGTCCTGGTAGCGGTGCGCGGCCAGTGCCTCGGCGGCGGCATGGAAGTCGCCATCGCGGGTAGCCGGATCTTCGCCACGCCGGATGCGAAATTCGGTCAGCCCGAGATCATCCTCGGCGTGTTCGCGCCGCCGGCGTCGTGCATCCTGCCGGAGAAGATCGCGCGTGCGGCGGCGGAAGACATTCTCCTGTCGGGGCGCTCGATTTCCGGCGAGCAGGCATTCGCGCTTGGCCTTGTTTCCGAGATTACGCCCGAACCGGAGGCGGCAGCGCTCTCCTACTTCGACCACGCGCTTGCAGGGCTTAGCCCGTCGTCGCTGCGTATCGCCGTAAAGGCAGCCCGCCTCGACATGGTCGAGCGCGTTCGGACGAAGCTCTGCAACCTCGAACATCTCTATCTGGAAAAGCTGATGTCCACAAAGGACGCATTGGAAGGCTTGACGGCGTTCATCGAGAAGCGCCCGGCCCAATGGGAGGCGCGCTGA
- the oah gene encoding 6-oxocyclohex-1-ene-1-carbonyl-CoA hydratase, with protein MTLNTASIARATAPEALHDHNLAEIVVPGVRYEKRPARTPDGEIVPGLFNAWITLDNPAQYNSYTTEMVKGVILAFRAASNARDVVATVFTGEGDKAFCTGGNTKEYAEYYAGNPQEYRQYMRLFNDMVSAILGCDKPVVCRVNGMRIGGGQEIGMACDFTIAQDLARFGQAGPKHGSAPIGGATDFLPVMVGAEMAMVSGSLCEPWTAHKAYRLGMITDIVPALKVDGRFVANPLVITDRYVDEYGRIVHGEPKTGAELAAGKDVLKKGTVDLSLLDAKVEELCGKILLTFPDCFTKTIEELRKPKIDAWNANKENSRSWLALNMMTEARAGFRAFNEGTKDDREIDFIALRQALAAGAPWTPELTESLLPAARGTK; from the coding sequence ATGACCCTGAATACAGCGTCGATTGCGAGAGCCACGGCACCCGAAGCCCTGCACGACCACAACCTCGCGGAAATCGTGGTTCCCGGCGTTCGCTATGAGAAGCGGCCAGCACGCACACCGGACGGCGAAATCGTGCCCGGTCTTTTCAATGCGTGGATCACGCTCGATAACCCCGCGCAGTACAATTCCTACACGACCGAGATGGTCAAGGGCGTGATCCTTGCCTTCCGCGCTGCATCGAATGCACGCGACGTGGTGGCGACTGTGTTCACGGGGGAGGGCGACAAGGCCTTCTGCACGGGCGGCAATACCAAGGAATACGCCGAATATTACGCGGGAAATCCGCAGGAATACCGGCAATATATGCGCCTTTTCAACGACATGGTGTCCGCGATCCTCGGATGCGACAAGCCTGTCGTCTGTCGCGTCAACGGCATGCGCATCGGCGGCGGCCAGGAAATCGGCATGGCCTGCGATTTCACCATTGCGCAGGATCTGGCGCGCTTCGGTCAGGCGGGGCCGAAGCATGGATCGGCCCCGATTGGCGGAGCGACCGATTTCCTTCCCGTCATGGTCGGCGCGGAAATGGCGATGGTGTCCGGCTCCCTTTGCGAGCCGTGGACGGCGCACAAGGCCTACCGGCTCGGCATGATCACGGACATCGTGCCCGCGCTCAAGGTCGATGGACGGTTCGTCGCGAACCCGCTCGTCATCACCGACCGCTATGTCGATGAATATGGCCGCATCGTGCACGGCGAACCGAAGACGGGCGCCGAACTGGCAGCGGGCAAGGACGTGCTGAAGAAGGGCACGGTCGACCTCTCGCTGCTCGACGCCAAGGTCGAGGAGCTCTGCGGCAAGATCCTGCTGACGTTCCCGGATTGCTTCACGAAGACCATCGAGGAACTGCGGAAGCCCAAGATCGACGCTTGGAACGCCAACAAGGAGAACAGCCGCTCCTGGCTCGCGCTCAACATGATGACAGAGGCGCGCGCCGGCTTTCGCGCCTTCAACGAAGGCACCAAGGACGACCGCGAAATCGATTTCATCGCGCTGCGGCAGGCACTCGCGGCGGGCGCCCCGTGGACGCCGGAACTGACAGAATCGCTTCTCCCGGCCGCGCGGGGGACTAAATGA
- the had gene encoding 6-hydroxycyclohex-1-ene-1-carbonyl-CoA dehydrogenase, which produces MPIAAYRWVMTSVGKPLIRQSFELGAPAAGEVTVEVAGCGVCHTDLGYYYDGVRTNQPLPLTLGHEVSGRVIAAGAGAEHWVGRAVIIPAVIPCGSCDACTRGKGTICAKQVMPGNDIEGGFASHITVPAFGLCAVDENRLEAAGLKLADVSVVADAVTTPYQAVIQAGVGPGTLCIVIGVGGVGGHCAQVAAAFGGTVVAIDVDDAKLAAVAAHGVAKTFNARSVDPKTLKKEIAAFAKGHGLPTREWVIFECSGTAAGQSTAWSLLVHGATLAVVGFTMDKVEVRLSNLMAFHARALGNWGCATELYPGALDLVLDRKIELAAFIEKHPLDSINEIFALAHEHKLTRRAILVP; this is translated from the coding sequence ATGCCGATAGCAGCCTACCGATGGGTGATGACGAGTGTCGGGAAACCGTTGATCCGGCAGTCGTTCGAACTTGGCGCACCTGCTGCGGGCGAGGTTACGGTTGAAGTCGCCGGCTGTGGCGTTTGCCATACCGATCTCGGGTACTATTACGATGGTGTCCGCACGAACCAGCCCCTGCCGTTGACGCTTGGTCATGAGGTAAGCGGACGCGTCATCGCAGCCGGAGCCGGCGCCGAACATTGGGTAGGGCGGGCCGTCATCATCCCTGCCGTCATTCCCTGTGGCAGCTGCGATGCATGCACGCGCGGCAAGGGCACGATCTGCGCGAAACAGGTCATGCCGGGCAACGATATCGAGGGTGGCTTCGCTTCCCACATCACCGTGCCCGCATTCGGGCTCTGCGCTGTCGATGAGAACCGCCTTGAAGCCGCTGGGCTCAAACTCGCGGATGTATCCGTTGTCGCGGACGCGGTTACGACACCCTATCAGGCTGTCATTCAGGCGGGAGTCGGTCCCGGCACGCTCTGCATCGTGATCGGGGTTGGCGGGGTCGGCGGTCATTGCGCGCAGGTTGCGGCGGCGTTCGGCGGCACGGTCGTCGCCATCGACGTCGACGATGCAAAGCTCGCAGCCGTCGCTGCTCACGGCGTCGCCAAGACCTTCAATGCGCGCAGCGTGGATCCGAAGACGCTCAAGAAGGAGATCGCGGCCTTTGCAAAAGGCCACGGCCTTCCGACGCGTGAATGGGTGATCTTCGAGTGCTCGGGAACGGCTGCCGGTCAGTCGACCGCGTGGAGCCTCCTCGTCCATGGCGCAACGCTCGCCGTCGTCGGCTTCACCATGGACAAGGTCGAGGTCCGCCTCTCGAACTTGATGGCGTTTCATGCGCGCGCGCTCGGCAATTGGGGCTGCGCCACGGAGCTTTATCCGGGCGCGCTGGACCTCGTTCTCGACCGCAAGATCGAACTCGCCGCCTTTATCGAAAAGCATCCGCTCGACAGCATCAACGAGATCTTCGCCCTTGCGCATGAGCACAAGCTTACGCGTCGCGCCATTCTCGTTCCCTGA
- a CDS encoding benzoate/H(+) symporter BenE family transporter, producing MWKDFSFSATVAGFIAVVVSYAGPSLIIFQAASAAHLSHAELSSWIWAISIGAGISAIALSLFFRAPVITAWSTPGAALLVTSLPAYSYPEAIGAFVFAAALIMVIGISGLFDAVMARIPKSIASAMLAGILFRFGAEVFTNFPASPVLVGTLFAAYVVLKRLLPRYAIALVLVLGVGLSAIGGELHFDAFHIELARPVWTTPEFSLAAIIGLGVPLALVTLTGQFLTGVAVLRAFGYGTPSGPLVWNTSALSVVMAPFGSHGVNLAAITAAICSGTEANHDAGKRYIAGVALGVIYIIVGLFGATLASLFASLPKELVAAVAGLALLGAIMNGLAGAMDVEREREPAVLTFLVTASGMSFLGIGSAFWGLAVGVTAALVLLPRVTTRTEHSGKVVVTSATR from the coding sequence ATGTGGAAGGATTTCTCGTTTTCGGCGACAGTTGCCGGGTTCATCGCGGTTGTCGTCTCGTACGCGGGGCCGTCGCTCATCATCTTTCAGGCGGCGAGCGCGGCCCATCTCAGCCACGCGGAACTATCTTCCTGGATATGGGCGATCTCCATCGGGGCGGGCATTTCGGCTATCGCGCTGTCGCTCTTCTTTCGCGCACCGGTCATCACGGCATGGTCGACGCCGGGGGCCGCGCTGCTCGTTACCTCATTGCCGGCCTATTCCTATCCGGAAGCCATCGGCGCCTTCGTCTTCGCCGCCGCGCTCATCATGGTGATCGGCATTTCGGGACTGTTCGATGCCGTGATGGCGCGCATTCCGAAATCCATCGCGTCTGCCATGCTCGCTGGCATCCTGTTCCGGTTCGGCGCGGAGGTCTTCACGAATTTCCCTGCTTCGCCCGTCCTGGTCGGCACGCTCTTCGCCGCTTACGTCGTGCTGAAACGTCTTCTGCCCCGCTATGCCATCGCGCTGGTGCTGGTTCTGGGCGTCGGGCTATCCGCGATCGGTGGCGAACTTCATTTCGACGCCTTCCATATTGAACTGGCGCGCCCCGTCTGGACCACACCGGAATTCTCGCTGGCTGCCATCATCGGGCTCGGCGTGCCGCTGGCCCTGGTGACGCTGACAGGGCAGTTCCTGACAGGCGTCGCCGTGTTGCGCGCCTTCGGATACGGCACACCATCAGGGCCGCTCGTCTGGAACACATCGGCGCTCTCGGTCGTGATGGCGCCGTTCGGTTCGCATGGCGTCAATCTCGCGGCGATCACGGCGGCGATCTGCTCCGGCACGGAAGCCAATCACGATGCCGGCAAGCGTTACATCGCTGGCGTCGCCCTCGGCGTCATTTATATCATCGTTGGCCTATTTGGAGCGACGCTCGCCTCTCTTTTCGCGTCGTTACCGAAAGAACTGGTGGCGGCCGTGGCAGGCCTAGCTCTGCTTGGCGCGATCATGAACGGCCTTGCTGGCGCGATGGACGTCGAGCGGGAGCGCGAACCCGCTGTTCTTACCTTTTTAGTGACGGCTTCCGGCATGTCGTTCCTTGGGATCGGTTCTGCTTTCTGGGGGCTCGCGGTCGGCGTTACGGCAGCGCTTGTTCTTCTACCGCGTGTGACGACCCGAACCGAACATTCCGGAAAGGTCGTCGTGACATCGGCCACGCGATGA